One region of Acidimicrobiales bacterium genomic DNA includes:
- a CDS encoding helix-turn-helix domain-containing protein produces the protein MDRHTAIPTADPRQPAGGRLVDQRQAASLAGCSRDTIVRARRAGRLPHSRLYGQRWLIAVDDLAAADLLRPEGTGGDTAPEAGADHGGEASSAAVELARAEARLGALQDLLARQDDELAFLRQLAADHLRRAS, from the coding sequence ATGGACCGCCACACCGCCATCCCGACCGCAGACCCCAGGCAGCCGGCCGGCGGCCGCCTCGTCGACCAGCGCCAGGCCGCCTCGCTCGCCGGGTGCTCCCGAGACACCATCGTCCGGGCCAGGCGTGCCGGGCGTCTCCCGCACTCCCGCCTCTACGGGCAGCGCTGGCTCATCGCCGTCGACGACCTCGCCGCCGCAGACCTCCTGCGCCCTGAGGGCACCGGCGGCGACACAGCGCCCGAGGCGGGCGCCGACCATGGCGGCGAGGCGTCGTCGGCAGCCGTGGAACTGGCCCGGGCCGAGGCCCGCCTCGGCGCCCTCCAAGACCTCCTCGCCCGCCAGGACGACGAGCTTGCCTTCCTTCGCCAGCTCGCCGCCGACCATCTGCGGCGGGCGAGCTGA
- a CDS encoding type II restriction endonuclease produces MAARPDLLEWLRAQCAEFVFLPAGVYVEQGEHDWPLVATDPADLTAKLDEGGHLAALPKESAALANVIEVALVDFLLDRLDQTPGATGRRGEERSYPDLEIGGEAFGATFHAVDIKMARLAKKNGTKTQSRCTLYTGNTYFKWPTIRWPGMFRPFDDYATHLDIIGVYRLDVDFRGRVRDLELFVHEPWRIASKERSSTTREYLGAVVEVAALREGRGEFDTEDAFYKYWRAYPFRVPKAVERQLQKALREQQGRT; encoded by the coding sequence ATGGCCGCTCGACCTGATCTGCTCGAATGGCTCCGCGCCCAGTGCGCGGAGTTCGTCTTCTTGCCTGCCGGCGTCTACGTCGAGCAGGGCGAGCACGACTGGCCGCTCGTCGCGACGGACCCGGCTGATCTCACCGCCAAGCTCGACGAGGGCGGCCACCTCGCAGCCCTGCCGAAGGAGTCGGCGGCGCTGGCCAACGTCATCGAGGTGGCCCTCGTCGACTTCCTCTTGGACCGGCTCGACCAGACCCCCGGGGCGACCGGCCGACGCGGCGAGGAGCGCAGCTATCCCGACCTCGAGATCGGCGGGGAGGCGTTCGGCGCGACCTTCCACGCCGTCGACATCAAGATGGCCCGCCTCGCCAAGAAAAACGGGACGAAGACCCAATCCCGCTGCACCCTCTACACCGGGAACACCTACTTCAAGTGGCCGACCATCCGCTGGCCGGGCATGTTCCGGCCCTTCGACGACTACGCCACCCACCTCGACATCATCGGCGTCTACCGCCTCGACGTCGACTTCCGTGGACGGGTACGGGACCTGGAGCTGTTCGTCCACGAGCCGTGGCGCATCGCCTCCAAGGAGCGCTCCAGCACGACGCGTGAGTACCTCGGCGCCGTCGTCGAGGTGGCCGCGCTCCGGGAGGGGAGGGGCGAGTTCGACACCGAGGACGCCTTCTACAAGTACTGGCGTGCCTACCCCTTCCGTGTGCCCAAGGCCGTCGAGCGCCAGCTCCAAAAGGCGCTGCGTGAGCAGCAAGGGCGCACGTAG
- a CDS encoding DNA cytosine methyltransferase, with product MFDLWSTQEANEPGRIERVTVHGVAISLFSGAGGLDLGAEQAGFHTAAAVEINDDAADTMEKNFPGLASPVVRQSILDVSTKELLRAAGLKGRERPELLIGGPPCTPFSKSGFWLEWKRAGLDPDASLLQCYTRVLAEARPRAFILENVYALTYRNKASRPAFQRLLQEVDEADYHCQWRVLNAADHGVPQLRPRLFVVGTPKGTPLPDLPDATHSGQWERRTSGGGGRPHVTAGEALAGLVTVAEPEETVRGRWGHLLADIPPGDNYLFYTAERGHPDPVFEWRSRYWSFLLKLSPDRPSPTIQAQPGPNVGPFHWENRRLRVPELRRLFTFPDDFTFVGRRASVQAQVGNSVPPLLARQVADCVAQAIR from the coding sequence ATGTTCGATCTGTGGTCCACCCAGGAGGCGAACGAACCTGGCAGGATCGAGCGCGTGACGGTGCACGGGGTCGCGATCTCCCTCTTCTCCGGCGCGGGCGGCCTCGACCTCGGCGCCGAGCAGGCCGGGTTCCACACCGCGGCAGCCGTCGAGATCAACGACGACGCCGCGGACACGATGGAGAAGAACTTCCCCGGCCTCGCGAGCCCCGTCGTCCGCCAGTCGATCCTCGACGTCTCGACCAAGGAGCTGCTCCGAGCAGCCGGGCTCAAGGGCAGAGAGCGGCCCGAGCTTCTCATCGGCGGCCCGCCGTGCACGCCGTTCTCCAAGTCGGGCTTCTGGCTCGAATGGAAGCGCGCCGGCCTCGACCCCGACGCCAGCCTGCTCCAGTGCTACACCCGCGTCCTCGCCGAAGCCCGCCCCCGGGCCTTCATCCTCGAGAACGTGTACGCCCTCACCTACCGGAACAAGGCCAGCCGCCCCGCCTTCCAGCGGCTCCTCCAAGAGGTCGACGAGGCCGACTACCACTGCCAGTGGCGGGTCCTCAACGCCGCCGACCACGGCGTCCCCCAGCTGCGCCCCCGGCTCTTCGTCGTCGGCACCCCCAAGGGCACCCCGCTCCCCGACCTGCCCGACGCGACGCACTCGGGGCAGTGGGAGCGCCGCACGAGCGGCGGGGGAGGCCGCCCGCACGTGACCGCCGGCGAGGCCCTGGCCGGGCTGGTCACCGTCGCAGAGCCCGAGGAGACCGTGCGGGGCCGCTGGGGGCACCTCCTCGCCGACATCCCGCCCGGCGACAACTACCTCTTCTACACCGCCGAGCGGGGCCACCCAGACCCGGTCTTCGAATGGCGCAGCCGCTACTGGTCGTTCCTGCTCAAGCTGTCGCCGGACCGGCCGTCGCCCACGATCCAGGCCCAGCCCGGTCCCAACGTCGGCCCCTTCCACTGGGAGAACCGACGCCTCCGGGTCCCAGAGCTGCGACGGCTGTTCACCTTCCCCGACGACTTCACCTTCGTCGGCCGTCGGGCATCGGTCCAGGCCCAGGTCGGCAACTCCGTCCCTCCGCTGCTTGCCCGCCAGGTCGCCGACTGCGTCGCTCAGGCCATCCGGTAG
- a CDS encoding very short patch repair endonuclease, which produces MPERWRTPFASSEAVHQKMSTLTRRDTGPELALRRVLHRRGLRYRVHRRPLPDLARQADIVFPGAQVAVFVDGCFWHGCPEHGRREHRTNGWYWPKKIAANKDRDRDTDERLIAAGWIPIRIWEHEQPDKAADRVAGAIAGNCCRPWTRTNAGQSREEGRIGPPTRRTARRRLGLGVVS; this is translated from the coding sequence ATGCCGGAGCGCTGGCGCACGCCGTTCGCCTCCAGCGAAGCGGTCCACCAGAAGATGAGCACCCTCACCCGGCGCGACACCGGGCCCGAGCTGGCGCTCCGACGCGTCCTCCACCGGCGCGGGCTGCGCTACCGCGTCCACCGACGACCGCTGCCCGACCTCGCCCGGCAGGCCGACATCGTCTTCCCGGGTGCCCAGGTCGCCGTCTTCGTCGACGGGTGCTTCTGGCACGGCTGCCCCGAGCACGGCCGTCGGGAGCACCGCACCAACGGCTGGTACTGGCCGAAGAAGATCGCCGCCAACAAGGACCGTGATCGCGACACCGACGAGCGGCTGATCGCCGCTGGGTGGATCCCGATCAGGATCTGGGAGCACGAGCAGCCCGACAAGGCAGCCGACCGCGTCGCTGGCGCCATCGCCGGGAACTGCTGCAGACCTTGGACGAGGACGAACGCAGGCCAGTCCCGAGAAGAAGGACGGATCGGGCCGCCGACTCGTCGAACAGCTCGCCGACGATTAGGGCTCGGAGTCGTCTCCTAG
- a CDS encoding DNA cytosine methyltransferase, which yields MTEPVAAGGLTTVELFAGIGCVSQGFAGTGAFQPVLLTDIDPVARDTFVENYPDGPPYLVTDVRDVTADTIRNGVDGRDVDGLLGCPPCQGFSAAGRRDAADPQNALLVNFFTLARALRVKFFVMENVPSVIDQELFKRQITTMRRWYRVWHGPLNAALYGLPQTRQRCIVIGYRKDLEVEPSAPPISHLGSRAVFDYKSGKRLTPSTENADAILGPYPRIGHRREAAAGRWLPERLDGLADLVTVGEALGDLPAEGCQDGETLPSSQVAAYAAQLRGADSAVHNHQPWRHTFAARLAMSGASEGGSFGPGRSAGYYSQAYTRLHRDGLARTVTTNFHNAGSGRFTHYAAGRTLTVREAARLQGIPDSFRFIGYRSWQERLVGNAFPQHWAQSVAEHIREQLANELLLG from the coding sequence GTGACTGAGCCGGTAGCCGCTGGCGGCCTCACCACCGTCGAGCTGTTCGCCGGGATCGGCTGCGTGTCCCAGGGGTTCGCCGGGACGGGCGCTTTCCAGCCGGTGCTGCTCACCGACATCGACCCTGTCGCCCGGGACACCTTCGTCGAGAATTATCCAGACGGCCCGCCGTACCTGGTGACCGACGTGCGGGATGTCACCGCCGACACGATCCGCAACGGCGTTGACGGTCGCGACGTCGACGGGCTCCTCGGCTGCCCCCCCTGCCAAGGGTTTTCCGCGGCGGGCAGGCGGGACGCTGCCGACCCGCAGAACGCGCTCCTCGTCAACTTCTTCACGCTGGCGCGAGCGCTCCGCGTGAAGTTCTTCGTCATGGAGAATGTGCCGTCGGTGATCGATCAGGAGCTGTTCAAGCGTCAGATCACCACGATGAGGCGCTGGTACCGCGTCTGGCACGGGCCGCTCAACGCCGCCCTCTACGGCCTGCCGCAAACGCGGCAACGCTGCATCGTCATCGGCTATCGCAAGGACCTCGAAGTCGAGCCGTCGGCTCCGCCGATCAGCCATCTGGGTTCACGCGCAGTGTTCGACTACAAGAGCGGCAAACGGCTCACGCCGTCAACGGAGAACGCGGACGCCATCCTCGGCCCCTACCCGCGGATCGGTCACCGCCGGGAGGCGGCCGCTGGCCGCTGGTTGCCCGAGCGCCTCGATGGCCTCGCCGACCTGGTCACCGTGGGAGAGGCCCTCGGCGACCTCCCCGCGGAGGGGTGCCAGGACGGCGAGACGCTGCCGTCGAGCCAAGTCGCCGCGTATGCGGCGCAGCTACGCGGCGCCGACAGCGCCGTCCATAACCATCAGCCGTGGCGGCACACCTTCGCCGCGAGGCTCGCCATGTCCGGCGCCAGCGAGGGCGGCTCCTTCGGGCCCGGCCGCTCCGCCGGCTACTACTCGCAGGCGTACACCAGGCTTCACCGCGACGGCTTGGCCCGGACCGTCACCACCAATTTCCACAACGCCGGCAGCGGACGGTTCACCCACTACGCGGCTGGCCGGACCCTGACCGTACGCGAGGCGGCCCGGCTGCAGGGGATCCCCGACTCCTTCCGCTTCATCGGGTACCGCTCCTGGCAAGAGCGGCTGGTCGGAAACGCCTTCCCCCAGCACTGGGCGCAGAGCGTCGCCGAGCACATCAGAGAGCAGCTCGCCAATGAACTCCTGCTCGGCTGA
- a CDS encoding very short patch repair endonuclease, which produces MSETDRVVVLLNDVVREPPRTVTWASDPGVRQRMQLQARRDTAPELALRRELHRRGLRYRLHLPVVPGTRRRLVDVVFVGPKVAVFVDGCFWHGCREHGRTLPKANSWYWPAKIERNVRRDLDTSERLGAAGWAVLRIWEHEDHREAADRVEQAVESRRHATIGRRD; this is translated from the coding sequence TTGAGCGAAACTGATCGTGTGGTCGTCCTGCTCAACGATGTAGTTCGCGAACCGCCCCGGACGGTCACGTGGGCGTCGGACCCTGGCGTCCGCCAGCGCATGCAGCTCCAAGCCCGGCGTGACACTGCCCCTGAACTGGCCTTACGTCGGGAGCTGCACCGCCGCGGGTTGCGCTACCGACTCCACCTGCCGGTCGTTCCTGGGACTCGACGGCGCCTGGTGGACGTCGTCTTCGTCGGGCCTAAAGTGGCCGTGTTCGTCGACGGCTGCTTCTGGCACGGCTGCCGCGAGCACGGCCGAACCCTGCCGAAGGCGAATTCCTGGTACTGGCCGGCGAAGATCGAACGCAACGTCCGCCGCGACCTCGACACCTCCGAGCGGCTCGGCGCAGCCGGGTGGGCCGTCCTGCGAATTTGGGAGCACGAGGACCATCGCGAGGCGGCCGACCGGGTGGAGCAGGCCGTCGAGTCACGTCGTCACGCCACGATCGGGCGCCGTGACTGA